The genomic region GGACATTTGTGCAGCAGCAGGAAGCTGGTCCACACCCCTCACTTTTGTCCAGTTTGACAGGCAGAATGAGATAAATGCTTCTGAGGATTACACTGGGAAGTGAATCACATAGTGACCATTTCACTCATGCTACTGGGGTTATGCAAGTAACCTAAAGTTACtgacaataattaattaattaataattcgTAAGCCATACGCTTTATCACAAAGAGAATGCAAAATAATCTGTATTTTAGTGTACAAGTTGGATTAATTTATATACCTCAAGCCTCAAGTGTACAGTCTAAGTTATATATGACTGTGTATTAAACAGTCAGTACAGATTGTAGTACTAAATGCTTTGAATAGTCAATAAGATTATGAGACTATTTAAATGTGTCTATTTCTATTTCAGGAAGAGACTGATTGCCAGGCAAGCATTTAGTCAGATACAGCTAGCAACATAACCAATGACAGCTATCATACTTTAGTGGTTCTTACCTCTATCCTCAGCCTTTCATACATCATGGCCAGTTTTTCCTCTCCTTCCCTGTCACTCTCAATATGCTCCCCCTCTGCTCTGCCTGTATGGCTACACAGCGATATAGAGGGCAGCTCCACCGTCTTCTTGTCAAGTCCACTGTCCTGGCTGTATTTTAGCACACTGTTAGGCACCAAGTGTGTGCCAGGGCAATGAAAGCAGTAAAACTTGGAGCCAGACATGAATGGTGCAGGACATCCCTCAGTTTCAAACAGGCTTCTGAAGCAGCCGTGTTCTCTCTTTACAGCATCAGTGTCGTTACTTTTGAAGGTCTCTATGTTAATGTCATCCTCTCTGCTACCATCCACTGTGGTCAGTGGAAACAAGAACTCTGAAGATGTGAGGGGCCTTCCCATTTTGTTGTGACCAAACAGAGGGATCTCCAGAAGGGTGTGGAGGCCATGTGACTCGCCCTGTCGCACCAGCACACAAACACTGAGAGAGTCCTCCCAATCCTCCTCGCCGTAGCGCAGTATTTGAGGCTGGCTCGCATGATGTATTGGGTTAGACAGCACCGGCTGCCTAAAGTTCTGATATCTCAGGCTGTTGGGTGGGGCTAGGGCCCATGCTGCACTGCTCAGGTGGCGGGTCTGGCAATCCACCACCTAAAGAAGCAACAAGGACTTGGTGTTATTATTGTAAGCATATAGAACgtgatatttcattttaatagcAGTCTGAGATTTTGAGTTAGATTAGATTGTAAACAGTTTAATCTCTCAGTATATCCTtggtttttccatttttatttacacacaTTTATTCTGGATTGGAGAGCAATTTGggattagtatcttgcccaaggacatttgacatgcagactggagcagcaggAATTCAACCGCCAACCTTCCGACCACCAACCTCTAGCTtgtgagctacagccaccctaaACATGGAGCTAAACAAGCtccaaaaaactttaaaaagctgTCATATATTGGATTTATGTATAATACCTGTTTAGAGTAGGGCTCCATGGTGTAAATTAGCATTATGTGTATAAAGCTATGCTTTATACACATAATGAATTGAGATCTGTAACTGATTGATTGAAATGTGTGTCACATGAGCACAGAGCCAATCGAATACTTATTTCTCTCTGTGACATGTAAATCAGTTTATACcctttattaatgtatttttcctGGATTTGTGGCCCATGTTTTGTCTCTAAAAAGTAGAGACTGTTCACTTCTTTGTAAGTGAGAAAATTAGAAATTCAGATCAGATCATTATTTCCTCCACTGCAGCATCTCACTGTGACTGACTGGATACATGGGCTCTGCCTGTCAGGTTTATTCAGCACATCTTACTTTCCCATCAGCCCAGTGTCAAGCAACTGATAAGCAGCACCTGTTTTATAATAAGTTTTCCAACCTTTGTGCAGTGACTGATCATGACGTTTTACGGTCtggttgccttttttttttttttttgcactttaccCTAGGGAGTTCACCGTGAGTCATTTGTCATAATACAACTTTTTGtagtaataaaatgtaaacggAATGCAATTCATCCTGGGGAGGATGTGATTTTTTACTTTGTACGTTCCTACGCTGCTAAACATTGACATAAAAAGTTGTGTGAAGACTTAATAACCTAAGTGTTGGAGCTAGCCTAGCTGTTTCCCACTAATTCAAGTTTTTATGCTAAGTATAACTCTTGAAGGGTGTCCAAGAAGTAAGATTTCTTTGTACCTGTTCTAGAACAGAGAATAGCTCCATCTCTGCTGAAAAATATACTCTTATTACAACTCACGTTGTTTCTATAGGTTAGTAAAAaacctattaaaaaaaaaaaactctatgCAGCAAAAATTATCTGCAGGTCTGCATCATATTATGATTTAGCGCTATACATAAACTAAATTGAATTTAACAGTGAAAATTGACAGCAACCATAAAGTTACAGGTCCAACTGTGGCCTTAGGTTTTGTCAACCAGTTAATGCAAAGAAATCTctttaaaaaacagacagacaTGGGATTGGCATTCATTGATAGCATTATTTTCAGGATACTGAGTACTAAATTCCATCTTCTTAACTACTTATTCAGTTTACGGTCATGGGGTCATGCCCCTTTTCACTTTCATCTATGTCTGTTTACATCTAAATTAACACATACAGTTCAGAGGACTGTACTACGAAACAGGACTTGGGCTCATAGAGGTAGCTTCAGGGTTAATCCTGGGTTTTAGTAGCATGAAGATGTTTTACTTCTTACCGAGGTCCATCGGTGTGGTATTTTATGCTGCAGACCTTACCTGCTCCAGAAATAGTTATGCTGGAGACTTGAGATCAGCAGGTATGAAATCACTGCCTACTGAACAATCAATTTCCTGTAAAATAGCATTACCATTTCCAGAAGATTTCTCTTGGACCttaagtaatttaaaaaaaatgttttacaggGAACCTATTTGTATTTGTGGAACTTAAATGAAATTTTCACACGCTATTCTAGGTATGTTCAACTTGTTTTGTAGTACAGGCCTAAGTAAAACAAACTATTAACAGCCTAAAATAACTGGAATACTGGAGTATTTGTCAACTGATGCATAACAAGAAATCCAGTAAATTACCTGTCTGAAACTCCAGCTCCATTTTTGGATGGGCTGCCTTCTCCCTTGGCTGCGGATACAACCCACCCAGAAGGCCACGCCTCCTCTGCTCACAGACATTCACCACAGGGTCAGGGCAACCCTGGTCACCAGATGACCATCACCCACAGCACAGACAACAACACAAAGACTTTACGACTGGAAGATTCCCAACTACTCCAGAGGCCCTCTACCTCATCTACTTGAGACCACAGAAGAGAGAATAGATCGAGTTAGctgttcacacagctacatGACATTATTATAACAGAGATATTAACCTGCTGACAAAATTATTAGTTGATTATCAAGCAAAAAATGCAAAGGCAGTTTTCTATGTTTTCACTGTAATTTGTACCCGAAATGTGAAACATTATCAGTGTCTGATAACCAAATGACTTTTTTTAATCAACTGACTACACAATGATATATTTGCTAAAAAGTTAATATTGGCTAACATTTTGTTCAGTCTGTGGTTcaataagagcttaataaatACAAAAGCTGTACTGCACCTtcttttcaaaaaaacaaaaaaaaacaaaaacgtgctTGGCTAACGGCTGAATGTTATTTTGTCCACCTAACAGATGCAAGTCTTATAGCTCTGTTTTTGGCACCACCAACTCCTGAATGCTTGGCTAGGTTCTGCAGCTTCTCTGACAGTTAGCACTGCACCATACACTAGTTATTCAAAAAAGCTGCATCAGTACAGCAGGGAGTGCAGAGGACACTGGCAGAGGATTCATCTCAGCTTTTGCTGCAGCACCTCATTTGGCTTTTGCAAATCAAATACATACAGGTTTTCTGTTATCAGGCAATCACTGTGACTAAAGCTGTAACGTTTTACTGGTCACATGATTCatctttaaaaaatgctttgttaaatcaatatttttatttttatttatttttaagctcCGACATCTGCATGTATTAGGAAGATTTTATGTGATAATAAATCTTGTGGTATGGGTGCAGCAAGATAACACAAATTCCACAGTTCAGGCATTCAACTGAAGGTTCTCTCAGACTGCCAGGAGCACGGGACCTGAAGCACACCTCACGTTTATAATCAGAAACTCCATGGTGACAGCTGACATCCAGTGAAACACGTGAACACTTCAACACAGGCCTCTTCCTTACAACCTTAGAGCCAAAATGAACAGAGCAGTCTCAACAGTTTCTTTAAGTTCAGTTGTCAGTTGCATATCTTCCAGCTGACAGCGGCTTTTGAGTGGACACTTCTTAGGTCATAACTCGTAAAAGGAAATTATTGGGTTATAgcatttaacaaaaaagtttaaaaacagcattaCTACAACTCCTCCTTACAACATTGCTAAAAATTTCAGGACTATTTTGTTTTAGATTGTGACACAATCCAATTACTGTAGTACAAATTGTTGTTTTAAAGAACTTAGAaaaattaatgttttaaaaaaaatctcctgattgttttgttttgacataTTCTCCGGAGGTTAAATGGGGCACAGCTGCGTTTTAAGTTGTCAGACATCCCTGGATCTGGATTTTCTCCGAAGCTATCGCAACATAAACCATAACATGTATCCCCGCAACGCTGATATTAACTCTGAGACTTCAGCTAGTGCTGGTTACATACAGTGACAGTCAAATAATAGCAGTTAGCTTTCAATGCTAACTAGTCAACAGCTAGCAATGAGCTAGCCACCGGTTTGGAAAAGATCCTCATGTTATCTTTTCCAGACGAAGTCCCTGGTCCGTCCAAATGTTGTAAGTCTCCGGTTAGATTGTGTACAACAGTCGCCGCAGAATCAGTTAACAAACTAGTAACATTCTGCTAGTAACTTACACAAATGTCATTCCAACCCTCTAAGTGTCCTTGCCCGGCCAAACACACCTCACGCAGCCAGTCGTGATGCTGCTTTCAGGTCTATTGGAAAAACGGCCACTGGCTCAAAGCGCCACAAACGATCAAACAATGTGGCATAAAAAATGTCAAGTGTAGCGTCTACACTTTCAGTCGCGTTAACTAAAGAAAATTCCTCttgtttgtggtttgtttttctctctgattataaaaaaagtgtttaaaacacAAGTAGCTTCCACATCATGTGACGTTTTAGTTTCTGAATCTAAAAAAATgtatgactgtagaaaacactgGTAGAAGGCCGCGAGTACACCCGCTCTTAAAATCGATATCAGTATTTTTACAGTTATATTTATAACTGTAAAACATATAACTATagttatatttcattttttaaaatgttaaaatctaATTATCATTATATGTGACACAGTGGCTTGTATAATAGTTTTCCTACACACGGAATATAAAAAGCATTCCTTCCATCATCTAAGTGGAAGCTCCCATTCAAAAGACATTTATGacacaaaaaaatgtgttttaactaAACATTTCTTAATAAATGGCAGCAATACATTCTTGCAGAAGGCTTTGCTCGACTTTTCCTGTCAAGACTCCAGTCCAGTAGGTGGAGGTAATGCTCATTTAAGCTGGTTTACTGCTCTCCAATAAACCCAGGAgaagcagtttgtttgttttttgttgttgttgtttttttcaaaaaagaaaaaaaaaaggaagaagaacaaTAACAAGACCTAAATTCTACATATATGTGTGTTGGTGGCTGCTTGATACCAGTAGTCCCTGAACAAGTTCACAGGACAGTAGAGGACAAGGCCTTATTCCAGAAAACATGTTCATCAAATTCtgagtttaaaaataaactctgaATAACTCTTAGATCAGCTAAGATCTAACCAGAATAACAGAACAGCTGGTTGGATGTTTGGGATTTTTGATTTTAGCTGATCAGACTTAGTTCAGTCACCTCTAAATTAAGAGCATCCCTGAGCAGAGAAAGAAAGCCATTGCCAACACTGATATGTTGTATGATTCCTATGATTCACTATTATCCTaattttacatttgaatttaaatctaATTATTGGGCTGTAATCTGAGAGGGACCAGAGGTAGGTgacagaaagtgaaaaaaatctgGAGGAAGAGATTAGACACTGTGATGGGCCTGTGATGTCAGTTACCTCCAGACTGCAGCGTGGATCTGTCCTCAAGCCTttttatgataataataaaaataataataataaaaccgtTTGCTACAGTTTTTgaccatttcatttttttataattccaataataataataaagaactcCATTATTTCTGCTATCAATGGGTAAAAACTGCTAAAGATAGAAAACCTCAGCTTTGATGTTCCCATTGTCAGCATTTATAATTTAATCTAATATCAGCCTTTACTGATGATGGCTACCTGACAGTCACTGTTTCATACTTGAAGGCAGGGGAGCTTTTTAGGTCTAATAGGTGTACAGTTTTATTATAAAAGGCAAACATATCACAAATGTCTGAACTTTTACAGATTTTGGATACTTCAGTATCAGTCACAGTATATTTCAGTAAGACAAGGTGGAAACTGCTCCTACATCAATAAAGGCTGGTGTATTGATGTCACAGTGTTAGGAAAGTCATGTAGCCCTCCCCTAcaggcttttcttttaaattgcaAACTTCACCAAGGGAGTTCTCCTCATTCATTCTGGTCAATGTTTACATCCCACCACAAACCTGTGTGTCAGAGGCTCAAAAACAGCTCACTGACCAGATAACTGACATGGAGAAAAACACCCAGGTTGACAGGTAAGTGAGGAGAACTATGCTGTTGTAACGTGCAGTGCAGCAAGAATCTCAGCAGCACTGAACAAGGTGCACCACTGAAACATTTACACCACTAATTTTCTCTGCCAGTTTATTCCTTGACAGCTTTTAAAGTTACAAAAATAGGGATTATACTTACATTCAAAGCATCTTCACCATTGTGAATAACCACAAGGAAGACCTGGACAGTTTGCAACAGTATATTGACAAATGTTTCAAGTATGTTGTTATGGGGAAACCAGATAACAAGATCCCTACTCCCTCTTGTAGCAAAGAAATGCCTTCCTCAAAACGAAGTCACTGAAGATGCTAGTCTCtagaccagcttctctacaaAACAGCAATATGGTGGACATTCTGACATCCATAGAGAAAGAACTGTCCAGCTTTGACACACGCCTAGCCCTCCTGGAAATCCTGCATAAAGATTTTCAGGCACCATGTGAGTCTGAGGAGTCCAGCCAACAGCAGGTGGGAACAGTCACTGTCAAAAACACTGCCCTCAGAGAGTCAGGCTAACAATAGACCATTTTGAACAGAAGGAGCCGGTGAAGAGCCGTAAGTGGGAGCCGAGAGGAGCAGACTTCAAGGTGAACAGTGAGTTTCCTAAAGAGATCCTGGAGTGACACAAGGTCCTGTTCCTGATCCGAAAGTTAATCCAAGGAGGCTCCCTAGCTGGCATCATGGTTCTACGTCACCAGGCAGCTTTATCATGACCaaaacaccacaccatggctgTACCTTATTAGCAGTTTTACGCAATTTTGGATTTGGTTCATTCTTCATAAATTGGATCAAAACACTATACAGCTCTCTAAACGCATCGGTTACGACTAATGATCTTATTTC from Pelmatolapia mariae isolate MD_Pm_ZW linkage group LG22, Pm_UMD_F_2, whole genome shotgun sequence harbors:
- the lg22h6orf136 gene encoding uncharacterized protein C6orf136 homolog, whose translation is MSVSRGGVAFWVGCIRSQGRRQPIQKWSWSFRQVVDCQTRHLSSAAWALAPPNSLRYQNFRQPVLSNPIHHASQPQILRYGEEDWEDSLSVCVLVRQGESHGLHTLLEIPLFGHNKMGRPLTSSEFLFPLTTVDGSREDDINIETFKSNDTDAVKREHGCFRSLFETEGCPAPFMSGSKFYCFHCPGTHLVPNSVLKYSQDSGLDKKTVELPSISLCSHTGRAEGEHIESDREGEEKLAMMYERLRIELPRFFMTNHDYSMYSNDVEFINGLINIKTRGRVMYRLTLSLWRLLCLCYYAEARLDVLKLTKHIEDGTIKARWRIRGLPFHSLLLRFYRKDKSHLYRSYDAFSTFYIGHDGFIHCHKVEKVMPAQPPVLPRVTSLLTGVLVALGVQEHRPALNLLPLLLSSLRQSRN